A genome region from Dolichospermum compactum NIES-806 includes the following:
- a CDS encoding shikimate kinase, whose product MIDILKGVNLYLIGMMGVGKTTVGKLIAEEIGYRFVDTDEVIVKAAGKSINEIFAENGEAEFRKLEGDVLAQVCAYTKLVVATGGGIVMQQQNWSYLHHGLIIWLDSPIQIILQRLAADDTRPLLQDADMESKLRSLLEQRQPMYSQADLHLIISATETPEDIATRILATIPSILKQQ is encoded by the coding sequence GTGATTGATATCTTAAAAGGAGTTAACCTCTACTTAATTGGGATGATGGGAGTTGGTAAAACAACGGTGGGAAAATTAATAGCAGAGGAAATTGGTTATAGATTTGTAGATACAGACGAAGTTATAGTTAAAGCCGCAGGTAAATCTATTAACGAAATATTTGCCGAGAATGGTGAAGCAGAGTTTCGTAAGTTGGAAGGTGATGTCTTAGCTCAAGTTTGTGCCTATACTAAATTGGTTGTGGCTACTGGTGGGGGTATTGTCATGCAGCAACAGAATTGGAGTTACCTCCATCATGGTTTGATAATTTGGTTAGATTCACCAATACAAATCATCTTACAGCGATTGGCGGCAGATGATACAAGACCACTTTTACAAGATGCTGATATGGAAAGTAAATTGCGATCGCTTTTGGAACAACGTCAACCCATGTACTCCCAAGCTGATTTACATCTTATTATTAGCGCGACCGAAACACCAGAAGACATTGCCACACGCATCCTAGCCACAATTCCCAGTATTCTCAAACAGCAATAA
- a CDS encoding LapA family protein: protein MAAIRLIILVTAMLGLIIILVQNLSPSLPLVFLGMRSQALPLALWILLSITAGILTSLIITKLLKVATDLNLQAQQPIPKSIPTSPRVRQNTPPPTSPSPPVSQADDEFDDWDTNRNQDDWDDGEDSPPEQKTSASPQSSNSRPSSVYSYSSQSPKNTAVGKTESVYDADYRVIIPPYQESGKNQVTDDDDWDFFEDDDFEDDEENKPQKR, encoded by the coding sequence ATGGCTGCAATTCGCTTAATTATCTTGGTGACAGCAATGCTAGGACTAATAATAATATTAGTCCAAAATTTGTCGCCCTCACTTCCACTAGTATTTTTGGGAATGCGAAGTCAGGCATTACCATTAGCATTGTGGATTTTATTGAGCATAACTGCTGGTATTTTAACATCTTTAATAATTACTAAATTATTAAAAGTTGCAACTGATTTAAATTTACAAGCACAACAACCTATCCCCAAATCAATTCCGACTTCACCCCGTGTCAGACAAAATACACCTCCTCCTACAAGTCCGTCACCCCCAGTTAGTCAAGCTGATGATGAATTTGACGATTGGGACACAAATCGGAATCAAGATGATTGGGATGATGGAGAAGATTCACCACCAGAACAAAAAACTTCTGCTAGTCCACAAAGTTCTAATTCCCGTCCTAGTTCTGTTTATTCCTATAGTTCTCAATCACCGAAAAATACTGCTGTAGGTAAAACTGAATCAGTTTATGATGCTGATTATCGGGTGATTATTCCTCCTTATCAAGAATCAGGGAAAAATCAGGTAACGGATGATGATGACTGGGATTTTTTTGAAGATGATGATTTTGAAGATGATGAAGAAAATAAACCACAAAAACGCTAA
- a CDS encoding flavin prenyltransferase UbiX, translated as MTNNTKPLILGITGASGLIYAVRALKFLLAAEYQIELVASKSTYMVWQAEQEIRMPAEPDKQEQFWRQQAGVPEQGKLRCHPWSDVGAGIASGSFRTLGMIIMPCSMSTVAKLAGGLSSDLLERAADVQIKEGRKLVIVPRETPFSLIHLRNLTTLAETGVRIVPAIPAWYHNPQTIEDLVDFVVARALDQLDIDCIPIQRWQGHL; from the coding sequence ATGACCAATAACACAAAACCTTTAATCCTGGGCATAACAGGTGCATCCGGTCTGATTTACGCTGTTCGCGCCCTTAAATTTCTCTTAGCAGCAGAATATCAGATTGAACTGGTAGCCTCTAAATCAACTTACATGGTTTGGCAAGCAGAACAGGAAATCCGAATGCCAGCAGAACCAGATAAACAAGAGCAATTTTGGCGACAACAAGCCGGAGTTCCCGAACAAGGTAAACTCCGTTGTCATCCTTGGAGTGATGTTGGTGCTGGTATTGCCAGTGGTTCTTTCCGAACTTTAGGGATGATCATTATGCCTTGTAGTATGAGTACAGTTGCCAAACTGGCTGGGGGACTCAGTTCGGATTTACTAGAACGAGCCGCAGATGTCCAAATTAAAGAAGGACGTAAACTGGTAATTGTCCCCAGAGAAACCCCTTTCAGCTTAATTCACCTGCGAAACTTAACGACCTTAGCGGAAACAGGCGTGAGGATTGTCCCCGCTATTCCTGCTTGGTATCACAACCCTCAAACCATTGAGGATCTAGTTGATTTTGTTGTTGCTCGCGCCCTAGATCAACTAGATATTGACTGTATACCAATTCAGCGTTGGCAAGGTCATTTATAG
- a CDS encoding ribonuclease R family protein: MEFSIATLLANFTDDKLVARKVLEKKLGCEDEESLEKLQITLDVLEKIGLLVKERGKYRRVTEEGLIEAKLRCSSKGFCFAIQDSEGSEDIYIRESHLSNAWNGDRVLVRVLKEGSRRRSPEGEVKLIMERSNHTLLARIKQVEEGFRAVPLDDRLLFELKLQLNNMKLEEAIDHLAHVEILRYPLAQYPPLGRVVQILGSDAEAAADIDLVTCKHDLSRTFPDSILDAAAKLPKRLLKADLKNRLDLRDVFTFTIKSVNGDESVVENAFSVEKISADNWRLIFHITDVSHYIQADEALDREALKRGKSVYLGELLLPMLPASVTERCSLVPGSDRLALSLIITINPQSGEVEEWEIQPSVINVDVAVSQGETESILAGESTKVAAAVQEKLPDLQTLANAIKQVRLQRGSLQLNLPPSHNPYYDEGSMGSVVLNDLPGRSLITELVILVNQLMADHLSALGIPSLWRVQGTPDPEDVQEMLKLAVNLGVELGLDPELEIQPLDYQHLTGAFADSPSEQVLTYLLQDTLKPSVYSTTKGSHFGLALSQYVHITAPLRRYPDILLQRVYHNLIEHGRDRRNTRVKDRINLRHSNCHEEINWNVLPPELHQEIQSDLTRVIVQINDREKEVQEAEADLAGLQKASLMKQRIGEVFPGVITGVQSYGFFVEIEVPVESPTETNLANTLRVEGLVHVSSLKDDWYEYRARQQALFGRKNRASYRLGDSCMVQVKSVDYYRQQIDLVTVGADGLPKSMGANINNEDTGDIYSPNKTDSFDQEPYDEE; encoded by the coding sequence ATGGAATTTTCAATCGCTACACTTCTTGCCAATTTTACAGATGATAAATTGGTGGCTCGTAAAGTCCTAGAAAAGAAATTGGGTTGTGAGGATGAAGAAAGTCTAGAAAAACTCCAAATTACTTTGGATGTGTTGGAAAAAATTGGGCTTTTGGTGAAGGAACGAGGGAAATATCGCCGCGTTACGGAAGAGGGCTTGATTGAGGCGAAACTACGTTGCTCTAGTAAGGGCTTTTGTTTTGCGATTCAAGATAGCGAAGGCTCGGAGGATATTTACATCCGCGAAAGTCATTTGAGTAATGCCTGGAATGGCGATCGCGTTTTAGTGAGAGTCCTCAAGGAAGGTAGCCGGCGGCGATCGCCTGAAGGTGAGGTGAAGTTGATTATGGAGCGGTCTAATCATACTTTACTCGCCAGAATTAAGCAGGTGGAGGAAGGGTTTCGGGCTGTTCCTTTGGATGACAGATTGCTGTTTGAACTGAAACTACAACTCAACAACATGAAGTTGGAAGAAGCTATTGACCATTTGGCTCATGTAGAAATCCTCCGCTATCCGTTGGCACAATATCCCCCCTTGGGTCGAGTGGTGCAAATTCTGGGTAGTGATGCTGAAGCTGCAGCAGATATAGATTTGGTCACTTGTAAACATGATTTATCCCGAACTTTTCCCGATTCTATCCTCGATGCGGCGGCGAAGTTACCCAAGAGACTCCTGAAGGCTGACCTGAAAAATCGTCTAGATTTACGTGATGTTTTTACCTTCACGATTAAGAGTGTCAACGGTGATGAGTCTGTGGTGGAAAATGCCTTTAGTGTGGAAAAAATTAGTGCTGACAATTGGCGATTAATTTTTCATATTACGGATGTTTCCCACTATATTCAAGCGGATGAAGCTTTGGACAGGGAAGCGCTCAAACGTGGTAAGTCAGTTTATCTGGGAGAATTGTTATTGCCGATGTTACCAGCATCGGTAACAGAACGGTGTTCTTTAGTGCCTGGAAGCGATCGCTTGGCTCTTTCCTTGATCATCACCATTAACCCTCAATCAGGAGAAGTGGAGGAGTGGGAAATTCAACCTAGTGTGATTAATGTAGATGTAGCCGTTAGTCAAGGGGAGACAGAAAGCATTCTCGCTGGTGAAAGCACCAAAGTGGCAGCCGCAGTCCAGGAGAAATTGCCAGATTTGCAGACTTTAGCTAATGCTATTAAACAGGTACGTCTACAGCGCGGTAGTTTACAGTTGAATCTCCCACCTAGTCATAACCCCTATTATGATGAGGGATCAATGGGATCTGTCGTCTTGAATGACTTACCTGGGCGATCGCTCATCACCGAGTTGGTAATATTAGTGAATCAACTCATGGCTGATCACCTCAGCGCCTTGGGGATTCCTAGTTTATGGCGAGTTCAAGGCACACCTGATCCCGAAGATGTTCAGGAAATGCTCAAACTAGCTGTTAATTTAGGTGTGGAATTGGGACTAGATCCAGAATTGGAAATCCAACCCCTAGATTATCAACACTTGACCGGCGCTTTTGCCGATTCCCCATCGGAACAAGTTCTCACCTATTTATTACAAGACACCCTCAAGCCTTCCGTCTACAGCACCACCAAAGGTTCTCATTTTGGACTGGCTTTATCCCAATATGTCCACATCACCGCCCCCTTACGTCGTTATCCAGACATTCTCTTACAACGGGTATATCATAACTTAATAGAACATGGGCGCGATCGCCGGAATACCCGCGTCAAAGATCGGATTAACCTGCGCCATTCCAATTGTCACGAAGAAATTAATTGGAACGTTCTTCCCCCAGAACTCCACCAAGAAATCCAAAGTGACTTAACCAGAGTCATTGTGCAAATTAATGACCGGGAAAAAGAAGTCCAAGAGGCTGAAGCCGATTTAGCCGGACTCCAAAAAGCTTCCTTAATGAAACAACGCATTGGCGAAGTCTTTCCTGGCGTAATTACCGGAGTTCAATCCTACGGTTTCTTTGTTGAAATTGAAGTCCCAGTAGAATCGCCCACAGAAACCAATCTCGCTAATACCTTACGTGTAGAAGGACTGGTTCACGTCAGTTCCCTCAAAGACGATTGGTACGAATATCGAGCCAGACAACAAGCTTTATTTGGGCGGAAAAATCGAGCTTCCTACCGATTAGGCGATAGCTGTATGGTACAAGTCAAAAGTGTTGATTACTACCGTCAACAAATTGATCTTGTCACCGTTGGCGCTGATGGTTTACCCAAAAGTATGGGCGCAAATATTAACAATGAAGATACAGGAGACATTTATTCACCCAATAAAACCGACTCTTTTGATCAAGAACCCTATGATGAGGAATAG
- the clpP gene encoding ATP-dependent Clp endopeptidase proteolytic subunit ClpP produces MIPIVIEQSGRGERAFDIYSRLLRERIIFLGEQVDSNLANLIVAQLLFLDSEDAEKDIYMYINSPGGSVTAGMGIFDTMKHIRPDICTICTGLAASMGAFLLSAGTKGKRMSLPHSRIMIHQPLGGAQGQATDIAIQAREILYHKQRLNEYLAEHTGQPFERISEDTERDFFMSPAEARDYGLIDQVIDRHAAGSRPVALV; encoded by the coding sequence ATGATTCCTATCGTTATTGAACAATCGGGTCGAGGCGAACGTGCCTTTGATATCTATTCACGGCTGTTGCGTGAGCGGATTATTTTTTTGGGAGAACAGGTTGATAGCAATCTGGCTAACTTGATTGTTGCCCAACTGCTGTTTTTAGATTCTGAGGATGCGGAGAAGGACATATATATGTACATTAATTCTCCTGGTGGTTCAGTAACAGCGGGCATGGGCATTTTTGATACAATGAAGCATATCCGCCCTGATATTTGTACAATTTGTACTGGATTAGCCGCAAGTATGGGAGCTTTTCTCCTCAGCGCGGGTACAAAGGGTAAGCGGATGAGTTTACCTCATTCACGGATTATGATTCACCAACCTCTCGGTGGCGCACAAGGACAGGCGACTGATATTGCGATTCAAGCCCGCGAAATTTTGTATCACAAGCAGCGGCTGAATGAATATCTTGCTGAACATACTGGACAACCTTTTGAGCGGATTTCTGAAGATACAGAACGTGATTTCTTTATGTCTCCAGCCGAAGCTAGGGACTATGGTTTGATTGACCAAGTAATTGACCGTCATGCTGCAGGTAGTCGTCCTGTGGCTTTAGTTTAG
- a CDS encoding FTR1 family iron permease — protein sequence MNFSTALPTFVITLREGVEAALVVGIVLALLKKAKQSRLNPWVYAGVIVGIIVSGLIGILFTGIIKFLGSINPQYTSVVEPTLEGIFSVLAIVMLSWMLIWMTKQARFMKAQVEGAVTDALGKNSNAAWGVFSLILVAIVREGFETVLFVAANFQQGLLPSLGALGGLATAAAIGVLLFKWGVKINIRQFFQVMGVLLILIVSGLVVSGLQHFDEATANLAVSSRSSENLCFYYEHFTRIHSCILGPIVWNTEKILSDEQFPGIILKSLFGYRDKIYIVQAVGYLVFLISIGGLYFRSIRGGNNQPSKNKVMTSTASRN from the coding sequence ATGAATTTTAGTACCGCTCTACCTACTTTTGTAATTACCCTCAGAGAAGGTGTAGAAGCCGCTCTAGTTGTGGGTATTGTCCTCGCATTATTAAAAAAAGCCAAACAATCTCGATTGAACCCTTGGGTTTATGCTGGTGTTATTGTTGGTATTATAGTTAGTGGCTTAATCGGTATTTTATTTACGGGGATCATTAAATTCTTAGGATCTATTAATCCTCAATATACCTCCGTTGTTGAGCCAACATTAGAAGGTATATTTAGTGTTTTAGCTATAGTTATGCTCAGTTGGATGCTTATCTGGATGACAAAACAAGCCAGATTTATGAAAGCACAAGTTGAGGGAGCAGTCACAGACGCATTAGGCAAAAACTCAAATGCTGCTTGGGGAGTTTTTAGTTTAATTTTAGTCGCTATTGTCCGCGAGGGATTTGAAACTGTTTTATTTGTTGCAGCCAATTTTCAACAAGGTTTATTACCAAGTTTAGGCGCACTGGGTGGTTTAGCAACAGCCGCAGCTATTGGGGTTCTATTATTTAAATGGGGTGTGAAAATTAATATCCGCCAATTTTTCCAAGTCATGGGCGTTTTATTAATATTAATTGTTTCTGGCTTAGTAGTTTCCGGGTTACAACATTTTGATGAAGCTACAGCTAATCTGGCTGTAAGTAGTCGTTCTTCAGAAAATCTTTGTTTCTATTATGAACACTTTACCAGAATTCACTCTTGCATCTTAGGTCCAATAGTTTGGAATACCGAAAAAATCTTATCTGATGAACAGTTCCCTGGTATCATTCTTAAATCATTATTTGGTTATAGGGACAAAATCTATATTGTTCAAGCTGTGGGATATTTGGTATTTCTTATCAGTATTGGTGGGCTATATTTCCGCAGCATTAGAGGTGGAAATAATCAACCTAGCAAAAATAAAGTTATGACTAGTACAGCCAGTAGGAATTAA
- a CDS encoding ferritin-like domain-containing protein has translation MQELDSQKTIDILNAIMEFELAGVVRYTHYSLMVTGPNRIPIVAFFKAQATESLLHAQQVGEILTGLEGHPTLRIAPMEETFKHNVKDILQESLSHEKKALDMYKSLLETVTNASIYLEEFARGMIGQEEMHNLELKKMLRDFS, from the coding sequence ATGCAAGAACTCGACAGCCAAAAGACAATTGATATCCTCAACGCCATTATGGAATTTGAACTAGCAGGGGTAGTTCGCTACACCCATTATTCCTTGATGGTGACAGGTCCAAATCGTATACCTATTGTGGCATTCTTCAAAGCTCAAGCCACAGAATCGTTACTTCATGCCCAACAAGTAGGAGAAATTCTCACCGGTTTAGAAGGACATCCTACTTTGAGAATTGCCCCAATGGAAGAAACTTTCAAACATAACGTTAAGGATATCTTGCAAGAAAGTTTATCCCATGAAAAGAAAGCTTTAGATATGTACAAAAGTCTCCTAGAAACTGTAACTAATGCTAGTATCTATTTAGAAGAATTTGCACGTGGCATGATAGGTCAAGAAGAAATGCACAATCTCGAACTCAAAAAAATGTTACGCGATTTCAGCTAA
- a CDS encoding ComEA family DNA-binding protein, whose protein sequence is MIKPRYLFLSIAACAMISLSSCSSDAPKADIQSTPSTATLTETSAHSGHSGKAKININNAILSQLDKLEATLGIPALSNKIQANRPYANPADLVSKKVITQPQFDQIKDMVTVEEVVLTGEAKDIDYMTKLGLMKGHLLVAKELLDQNQPKQAQPHIGHPVEEIYIDVEEQLEERKVKEFKSDLVSLTDLVKSNPKDAKIKTNFTTSVQAVDSAIAALPTAERSKPEFVLQVINGLLDAANSEYGAAVVKGKITEPIEYQDSRGFVVYSQELYKGISSQMLQEHPEAHKAIDTAFVELVKVWPTAIPPVQAVNTPENVTKLVKTIEENTQKVRTKTSTKAQN, encoded by the coding sequence ATGATCAAACCCCGCTATTTATTCTTATCTATCGCTGCTTGTGCCATGATTTCCTTGAGTTCTTGTAGCAGCGACGCGCCAAAAGCAGATATTCAATCAACACCAAGTACAGCTACGTTAACAGAAACCAGCGCCCATAGCGGTCATAGTGGTAAAGCTAAAATTAATATCAATAATGCAATTTTATCGCAGTTAGATAAATTAGAAGCTACATTAGGAATTCCGGCTTTATCAAATAAGATTCAAGCAAACCGTCCCTACGCGAACCCAGCAGATTTAGTCAGTAAAAAAGTTATTACTCAACCCCAGTTTGATCAAATAAAAGACATGGTGACAGTTGAGGAAGTTGTCCTCACAGGTGAAGCGAAAGATATTGACTACATGACCAAATTGGGATTAATGAAAGGGCATCTTTTAGTAGCCAAAGAATTATTAGATCAAAATCAACCTAAACAGGCTCAACCCCATATTGGACACCCAGTTGAGGAGATTTATATTGATGTTGAAGAACAACTGGAAGAACGCAAAGTTAAAGAATTTAAAAGTGATTTGGTAAGCTTAACCGATTTAGTTAAATCTAATCCCAAGGATGCCAAAATTAAAACTAACTTTACCACTTCCGTGCAAGCTGTGGATAGTGCGATCGCTGCTTTACCAACCGCAGAACGTAGCAAACCCGAATTTGTTCTTCAAGTCATCAACGGGTTACTAGATGCCGCTAACTCAGAATATGGTGCAGCAGTGGTAAAGGGTAAAATAACCGAACCAATAGAATATCAAGATTCTCGTGGCTTTGTCGTCTATTCCCAAGAACTATATAAAGGTATTTCTAGCCAAATGTTGCAAGAACATCCTGAAGCACACAAAGCCATAGATACAGCTTTTGTGGAACTAGTCAAAGTTTGGCCTACTGCTATCCCTCCAGTACAAGCAGTCAACACTCCAGAAAATGTTACTAAGCTAGTAAAAACCATTGAGGAAAATACTCAAAAAGTGCGCACAAAAACTAGCACTAAAGCACAAAATTAG
- a CDS encoding multicopper oxidase domain-containing protein has protein sequence MSDNFTFSKDKIWSRRQLLQIGLSGAGVLSAVAIWQMLNTKNHPSVRVPPMEMAASNGATNPMQVLRDFDYGTIKQENGRTVREFQLTASTSTIQLNSAVSYNIWDLNGRIPGPTLRAKEGERIRILFLNNAGHSHSLHFHGVHPAEMDGIRPVSNGRATIYEFDAEPYGVHLYHCHVAPVTRHIAKGLYGMFIIDPPKPRPLADEIVLIMSGYDVNDDNKNEYYAFNGVPHHYMNHPIQIYQNQLIRVYVLNIIEFDPAVTFHLHANFFDVYRSGMTMTPSEKTDVLTMGVAERHILEFAFRYPGKYMFHPHQDAIAESGCMGQFEVVAEKDSQKLVKKS, from the coding sequence ATGTCTGACAACTTTACTTTCAGTAAAGATAAAATTTGGAGTCGTCGCCAACTGTTGCAAATAGGATTATCCGGCGCTGGAGTCCTAAGTGCAGTGGCAATTTGGCAGATGTTGAATACCAAAAATCATCCCAGTGTCAGAGTACCACCGATGGAAATGGCAGCATCTAATGGTGCTACTAACCCTATGCAGGTATTACGAGATTTTGATTATGGGACAATCAAGCAGGAAAATGGGCGCACAGTCCGCGAATTTCAGCTAACTGCTAGTACTTCCACCATTCAACTTAATAGTGCTGTCTCCTATAATATTTGGGATTTAAACGGGCGGATTCCAGGACCGACACTCCGGGCTAAAGAAGGGGAAAGAATAAGAATACTTTTTCTCAATAATGCTGGACATTCCCATTCTTTACATTTTCATGGAGTTCATCCTGCTGAAATGGATGGAATAAGACCTGTAAGTAATGGTAGAGCGACCATATATGAATTTGATGCCGAACCCTATGGTGTTCATTTATATCATTGTCATGTCGCCCCAGTTACTCGTCATATTGCGAAGGGATTATATGGAATGTTTATTATTGATCCACCTAAACCCCGTCCACTGGCTGATGAAATTGTTTTAATTATGTCTGGTTATGATGTAAATGATGATAACAAAAATGAATATTATGCTTTTAATGGTGTGCCGCATCATTATATGAACCATCCCATTCAGATTTATCAAAATCAGTTAATCCGGGTCTATGTTTTGAATATTATTGAATTTGATCCTGCTGTGACGTTTCATCTGCACGCTAACTTCTTTGATGTTTATCGTTCCGGTATGACAATGACACCCAGTGAAAAAACGGATGTTTTGACAATGGGTGTCGCTGAAAGGCATATTTTAGAGTTTGCGTTTCGCTATCCAGGTAAATATATGTTTCATCCTCATCAAGATGCGATCGCGGAAAGTGGGTGTATGGGACAGTTTGAAGTAGTCGCAGAAAAAGATTCCCAAAAACTAGTCAAAAAATCATAA
- a CDS encoding CbtB domain-containing protein produces the protein MTTFSRTLVLQKTAGITLSKPVQVSLYMMLSSLVIWTVFFSTYPPAHNTAHSARHHALGVACH, from the coding sequence ATGACCACTTTTTCTCGGACTTTAGTATTACAAAAAACTGCGGGCATTACCCTTTCTAAGCCTGTACAGGTAAGTCTTTACATGATGTTATCTTCTTTGGTGATTTGGACTGTGTTTTTCTCTACCTATCCACCAGCGCATAACACAGCACACTCAGCGCGTCACCATGCTTTAGGCGTTGCTTGTCATTAA
- a CDS encoding Uma2 family endonuclease — MQTTESPLQLRLWTVDEYHRMAEAGIFEPSERVELLEGKIICIVAKGISHRSAMGRTNKLLQKRLENQAWIAIQDPVKLNERSEPEPDIAVVKIDPLDYADHHPTPTEIYLIIEVADSSLKLDTEIKAKAYSQAGIKDYWVLDVVKRELIVFRNPTTEGYQNQEIITEHQNISPLDFPDLEIVVSQMLPLV; from the coding sequence ATGCAAACCACAGAATCACCCTTACAATTGCGGCTGTGGACTGTTGATGAATACCACAGAATGGCTGAAGCAGGAATATTTGAACCAAGTGAACGAGTAGAATTATTAGAAGGGAAAATAATTTGCATAGTTGCTAAAGGAATTTCTCACCGTTCAGCAATGGGAAGAACAAATAAATTATTACAAAAGCGTTTAGAAAATCAGGCTTGGATAGCTATTCAAGACCCTGTAAAATTAAATGAAAGGTCTGAACCAGAACCAGATATTGCTGTAGTGAAAATAGATCCGCTAGACTATGCAGATCATCATCCTACGCCAACAGAAATTTATTTAATTATCGAAGTTGCAGATAGCAGTTTAAAACTAGATACAGAAATAAAAGCTAAAGCTTATTCTCAAGCAGGAATTAAAGATTATTGGGTATTAGATGTAGTGAAACGCGAATTAATTGTATTTAGAAATCCCACAACAGAAGGTTATCAAAATCAAGAAATTATCACAGAACATCAAAACATATCTCCTTTAGATTTTCCTGATTTAGAAATTGTAGTTTCCCAGATGCTACCTCTTGTCTAA
- a CDS encoding type II toxin-antitoxin system Phd/YefM family antitoxin, which translates to MLSGIKQKAIVGKDGKIELSTTELPAGTVVEVIILVESHIEEDETTYLLKSEANKKHLLKAIENVGKGNLIYVDLDEYEKSCI; encoded by the coding sequence ATGCTCAGTGGAATTAAACAAAAGGCTATTGTCGGTAAAGATGGCAAAATCGAACTATCTACGACTGAACTACCAGCAGGGACAGTTGTAGAAGTTATTATTCTAGTTGAATCACATATTGAAGAAGATGAAACTACCTATCTTCTTAAATCAGAAGCTAACAAAAAACATCTGCTCAAAGCGATAGAAAATGTAGGTAAAGGTAACTTAATTTATGTTGATTTAGATGAATATGAAAAAAGTTGCATTTGA
- a CDS encoding Txe/YoeB family addiction module toxin encodes MKKVAFEPEAFEQLGEWGKEDKKVFKKILELIKDIQREPFSGIGKPEPLKYEFQGYWSRRITNEHRLVYKIEEDLLIILSCKYHYDL; translated from the coding sequence ATGAAAAAAGTTGCATTTGAACCAGAAGCTTTTGAACAATTGGGTGAGTGGGGAAAAGAAGATAAAAAAGTCTTTAAGAAAATTTTGGAATTAATTAAAGATATCCAAAGAGAACCATTTTCTGGGATAGGTAAACCAGAACCACTAAAATATGAATTCCAAGGTTACTGGTCAAGACGAATTACAAATGAACATAGATTAGTTTACAAGATAGAAGAAGATTTATTGATTATTCTGTCTTGCAAATATCATTATGATTTATAA
- a CDS encoding type II toxin-antitoxin system ParD family antitoxin: MTNINISVPESLKSFIDHEIVEGGYSSASEYLQQLIIQEAQRKSKASLEEFLITQEELEKTLDELADNFAALVGANAPILSDYAVSRESVYEDYL; the protein is encoded by the coding sequence ATGACCAATATTAATATTTCTGTACCTGAATCACTGAAAAGTTTTATTGATCACGAAATTGTTGAAGGTGGTTATAGTTCAGCGAGTGAATATTTACAACAGTTAATTATTCAAGAAGCACAAAGGAAAAGTAAAGCAAGTTTAGAGGAGTTTTTGATAACTCAGGAAGAATTGGAAAAGACTTTAGATGAATTAGCTGATAATTTTGCAGCTTTGGTGGGTGCAAATGCGCCTATTTTGTCAGATTATGCTGTTAGTCGTGAGAGTGTTTATGAAGACTATCTTTAA
- a CDS encoding HNH endonuclease: protein MARFYIPVEIERRVRKDAQNRCGYCLSPQRLEIEHIIPIAKGGSNDESNLWLACPICNRYKSDKITNIDSEKGEIVKLFNPRTQIWSEHFSWTKYGL from the coding sequence ATGGCTCGATTTTATATTCCTGTTGAAATAGAACGTCGTGTTCGGAAAGATGCTCAAAATCGTTGTGGCTATTGTTTGAGTCCTCAACGTTTGGAAATAGAACATATTATTCCTATAGCGAAAGGTGGTAGTAATGATGAATCAAATTTATGGTTAGCTTGTCCTATTTGTAATAGATACAAAAGTGATAAAATAACAAATATTGATTCAGAAAAAGGTGAAATAGTTAAATTATTTAACCCGCGTACTCAAATTTGGTCTGAGCATTTTTCCTGGACAAAATATGGATTATAA